A stretch of the Bartonella henselae str. Houston-1 genome encodes the following:
- a CDS encoding OpgC family protein: protein MAYQSVLKHNIHPLHRDTRIDVFRSLALLTIFINHIPGTLYESLTHRNFGFSDSAEVFVLLSGVALGLSFHNRLQQKPFTFIVRKLWRRALQLYAAYLFTTFVTLSLFLGAFCLWQTEKLLSMNNVGLFFTQPFIAFFSVLSFGHQLGYNNILPLYIVLMLFAPFALYLSCKQKGLLLLGSFMLYLLSGFYEIAPPSYPLKGKWFLNPLSWQFLFVIGLVSSLSLQQGKNIACQTFFLVFAAAYLLFSLLWVRLEWWGVLGWLGWSSPLINFNKTFLSLPRLLHVVALSFFILCLPRFHTWFHVAEKHPLAILGKHSLPVFVTGTVFAMVGQILKTVMTGTFFSDSLLIISGIALQFGVAYYYEKRPSLHRFFARKPLCL from the coding sequence ATGGCATACCAGAGTGTTTTAAAGCATAATATACATCCTCTTCATCGTGATACACGCATTGATGTTTTTCGTTCTTTAGCGTTGTTGACAATTTTCATCAACCATATTCCCGGAACTCTCTATGAGTCTCTAACACATAGAAACTTCGGTTTTTCTGATTCAGCAGAAGTCTTTGTTTTGCTTTCGGGGGTTGCTCTTGGACTCAGCTTTCATAATCGCTTACAGCAGAAGCCTTTTACCTTCATTGTGCGTAAACTTTGGCGCAGAGCTTTGCAGCTTTATGCGGCATATCTTTTCACTACCTTTGTAACGTTAAGCCTTTTTTTAGGAGCCTTTTGCTTATGGCAAACAGAGAAACTTTTATCGATGAATAATGTGGGTTTATTTTTTACACAACCCTTCATCGCTTTTTTTAGTGTTTTAAGCTTTGGACATCAATTGGGGTATAATAATATTCTTCCTCTTTATATTGTGCTCATGCTTTTTGCGCCTTTTGCGCTTTATTTGAGTTGTAAACAAAAAGGATTGTTGCTTTTAGGTTCGTTCATGCTCTACCTCCTCAGTGGATTTTATGAAATTGCTCCTCCTTCTTATCCATTAAAGGGAAAGTGGTTTTTGAATCCTTTATCCTGGCAATTCCTGTTTGTTATAGGATTGGTCAGCAGTTTATCTCTTCAGCAAGGAAAAAATATTGCCTGTCAGACTTTTTTTCTCGTTTTTGCTGCCGCGTATCTTTTGTTTTCACTGTTATGGGTTCGCTTAGAATGGTGGGGCGTTTTGGGGTGGCTTGGCTGGTCTTCTCCGTTGATTAATTTTAATAAAACATTTTTAAGTTTGCCGCGTCTGCTCCATGTTGTTGCGTTATCATTCTTTATTCTTTGTTTGCCTCGCTTTCATACGTGGTTTCATGTTGCAGAAAAGCATCCCTTAGCAATTTTAGGGAAACACAGTCTCCCCGTCTTTGTAACAGGGACTGTTTTTGCCATGGTAGGGCAAATTTTAAAAACAGTGATGACAGGAACGTTTTTTTCCGATAGCCTCTTGATTATAAGTGGTATTGCTCTGCAATTTGGGGTCGCCTATTATTATGAAAAACGCCCATCTCTTCATCGGTTTTTCGCAAGAAAACCTCTCTGTTTGTAA
- a CDS encoding DUF1465 family protein, giving the protein MSAYKRPYDEPIIMVEHNAFDNAFNRLYEETMALIEQTATYIDTEGKLAARSLSAEVSALYAKEAMYLSTRLMQIASQLLLLRAEREGEMSPEQIQKELAKVSLHTPTLKLESAHWQEFPEVFRNFVARSLRLEARMQYLRTGREGISSPVLEDENPVGKQIELLKTAFRRS; this is encoded by the coding sequence GTGAGTGCATATAAACGTCCCTATGATGAACCTATTATTATGGTTGAGCATAATGCTTTTGACAATGCTTTTAACCGCCTCTACGAAGAAACAATGGCGCTGATTGAACAAACAGCAACTTATATTGATACGGAAGGCAAATTAGCAGCACGTTCTCTCTCTGCAGAAGTTTCTGCTCTTTATGCCAAAGAGGCGATGTATTTAAGTACACGGCTTATGCAAATCGCTTCTCAACTTCTCCTTCTTCGTGCAGAGCGCGAAGGAGAGATGTCACCAGAACAAATACAAAAAGAGCTCGCGAAAGTCTCGCTTCATACACCGACGCTGAAACTAGAAAGCGCTCATTGGCAAGAATTTCCAGAAGTTTTCCGCAACTTTGTTGCTCGTTCTCTTCGTTTAGAAGCACGCATGCAATATTTGCGCACTGGCAGAGAAGGTATCTCTTCCCCTGTTTTGGAGGACGAAAATCCGGTGGGCAAACAAATCGAATTGCTTAAAACGGCTTTTCGGCGCTCTTAG
- a CDS encoding class I fructose-bisphosphate aldolase, with the protein MNERLEDIALTLVGAGKGILAADESTATIGKRFESIGVECTEDNRRAYREMLFTAKEAMESAISGVILFDETLRQKASTGQMLTDLIRDAGAVPGIKVDTGAKPLAAFPQETITEGLDGLRERLKDYYTLGARFAKWRAVIAIDAQTLPTRGAISQNAQALARYAALCQEAGLVPIVEPEVLMDGPSRQHSITRCFEVTKVVLHTVFKELFEARVLFEGMILKPNMVIDGKDARIASVEEVAEKTVHVLKQTVPAAVPGIAFLSGGQTDEEATAHLSAMNALGALPWKLTFSYGRALQAAALKAWAGKNENIVVAQKAFCHRARMNHLAALGQWTKDQEKSCA; encoded by the coding sequence ATGAATGAACGTCTGGAAGATATAGCACTTACTCTGGTAGGTGCGGGTAAAGGTATTTTGGCAGCAGATGAAAGTACTGCAACGATTGGAAAGCGTTTTGAAAGCATTGGGGTGGAATGCACCGAAGATAATCGTCGCGCCTATCGTGAAATGCTGTTTACTGCAAAAGAAGCCATGGAAAGCGCTATCTCTGGTGTCATCTTATTTGATGAAACACTGCGTCAAAAAGCATCTACAGGGCAGATGTTGACAGATCTTATTCGTGATGCAGGTGCTGTGCCGGGGATCAAAGTCGATACCGGTGCCAAACCATTGGCGGCTTTTCCTCAAGAAACGATTACAGAAGGCTTGGATGGTCTTCGTGAGCGTTTAAAGGATTATTATACTTTGGGAGCCCGTTTTGCTAAATGGCGCGCGGTCATTGCCATTGATGCACAGACTCTCCCAACAAGAGGGGCAATCAGTCAGAATGCACAAGCTCTCGCGCGTTATGCTGCTTTATGTCAGGAAGCTGGTCTTGTACCGATTGTTGAACCGGAAGTGCTGATGGATGGACCATCACGCCAGCATTCTATTACGCGTTGCTTTGAGGTGACAAAAGTTGTTTTACACACTGTGTTTAAAGAATTATTTGAGGCACGTGTTCTTTTCGAGGGCATGATTTTAAAACCCAATATGGTGATTGATGGAAAAGATGCGCGCATTGCTTCTGTGGAAGAAGTAGCTGAAAAGACAGTTCATGTTCTTAAACAGACTGTTCCTGCTGCTGTTCCAGGAATTGCTTTTCTTTCTGGAGGACAAACTGATGAAGAAGCTACGGCACATTTGTCGGCTATGAATGCTTTGGGAGCATTGCCTTGGAAATTGACCTTTTCTTATGGGCGGGCATTGCAAGCAGCTGCCTTAAAGGCATGGGCTGGAAAAAATGAAAATATTGTTGTTGCGCAAAAGGCTTTTTGTCATCGTGCTCGAATGAACCACCTTGCTGCTTTGGGACAATGGACAAAAGATCAGGAAAAATCTTGTGCTTAA
- a CDS encoding phosphoglycerate kinase — protein sequence MGFRTLDDVDVTGKRVLVRVDFNVPMAQGKVCDDTRLKRHKETLLELQKRGAKLILLSHCGRPKGQVEPEFSLHPVVQVLEKIINQPVNFASDCIGVAVQTAVEALQNGGILLLENVRFHSGEEKNAGSFAEALAHNGDLYVNDAFSVSHRAHASVEGITHFLPSYAGRSLQCELQALEKGLGKPERPVIAIVGGAKVSSKLFVLNHLVKKVDYLVIGGGMANSFLAAQGVCVGKSLCEHALIETVKKVIEKARECQCTLLLPVDAIVGFRFEKDAPHRLYDIGDIPEDGMILDVGTRSIAHINAVIDKAATLVWNGPLGVFEMSPFDQGTIAVARHAAELSLTGKLVSIAGGGDTVFALNHAGVADDFTYLSTAGGAFLEWMEGKMLPGILALTQA from the coding sequence ATGGGTTTTCGTACACTTGATGATGTTGATGTCACAGGAAAACGTGTTCTTGTGCGGGTGGATTTTAATGTACCAATGGCGCAAGGAAAAGTTTGTGATGATACGCGTCTTAAACGACATAAAGAAACGCTCCTTGAATTGCAAAAGCGTGGTGCTAAGCTTATTCTTCTTTCCCATTGTGGGCGCCCTAAAGGACAAGTGGAGCCAGAATTTTCACTCCATCCTGTTGTGCAAGTGCTGGAAAAAATAATCAACCAACCCGTGAATTTTGCATCAGATTGTATTGGTGTAGCTGTACAGACAGCGGTTGAAGCATTGCAAAATGGTGGTATTTTACTGCTTGAAAATGTTCGTTTTCATTCAGGTGAAGAAAAGAATGCGGGCTCTTTTGCTGAGGCTCTAGCCCATAATGGAGATCTCTATGTCAATGATGCTTTTTCAGTCTCTCATCGTGCCCATGCTTCGGTAGAGGGGATAACACATTTTTTGCCTTCCTATGCGGGGCGTTCTTTACAATGTGAGTTGCAAGCATTGGAAAAAGGGCTTGGTAAGCCAGAGCGTCCGGTGATCGCAATTGTTGGAGGGGCGAAGGTTTCCAGTAAGCTTTTTGTGCTCAATCATTTGGTTAAAAAGGTCGATTATTTGGTCATTGGTGGTGGCATGGCCAATAGTTTTTTAGCAGCGCAAGGTGTGTGTGTTGGAAAGTCATTGTGTGAACATGCGCTGATCGAAACGGTAAAAAAAGTTATTGAAAAAGCACGGGAGTGCCAATGTACGCTTCTGCTCCCTGTGGATGCAATCGTTGGATTTCGCTTTGAAAAAGATGCGCCACATCGTCTCTATGATATTGGAGATATTCCTGAGGATGGGATGATTTTGGATGTTGGTACGCGCTCCATTGCGCATATCAATGCCGTGATCGATAAAGCCGCTACCCTTGTGTGGAATGGACCTCTTGGTGTTTTTGAGATGTCTCCTTTTGATCAAGGAACGATTGCAGTGGCACGCCATGCAGCAGAACTTAGTTTGACAGGGAAATTGGTTTCAATTGCTGGAGGGGGAGATACGGTGTTTGCACTTAATCATGCTGGTGTTGCTGATGATTTTACTTATCTTTCAACCGCGGGTGGAGCCTTTTTGGAATGGATGGAAGGCAAGATGCTGCCTGGTATTCTAGCCCTCACGCAGGCTTGA
- a CDS encoding thiamine phosphate synthase, with translation MTKQKSKPVEYHPFPQLVLTLDVRRSFTPTFLRQILQTRSFACVILYDSQGVQDDAVFLQKQAQIYAEDIQSNGAAFLISGERRVSERIKADGLHIEGDLKALEYCDYQKKEQKIIGFGNIRNRHCAMVAGEAGVDYLLFGKLGADKKPHAHPRNLQLARWWAEIMETPAIVQAGSDFATFDEVIKTACEFIAIEEVIFAHDNPLMLLKMMQEKCKNSPL, from the coding sequence ATGACAAAACAAAAGAGTAAACCCGTTGAGTACCATCCTTTTCCGCAATTGGTTTTAACATTAGACGTTCGTCGTTCTTTCACACCCACTTTTTTACGACAAATTTTACAAACGAGGTCTTTTGCGTGCGTTATCCTCTATGATTCTCAAGGGGTGCAGGATGATGCGGTTTTTTTACAAAAACAAGCGCAAATCTACGCAGAGGATATTCAAAGTAACGGTGCGGCTTTTCTCATCTCTGGTGAGCGGAGAGTTTCTGAACGAATAAAGGCAGATGGTTTGCATATAGAAGGTGATCTTAAGGCTCTCGAATATTGTGATTATCAGAAAAAGGAACAAAAAATCATCGGTTTTGGCAATATTCGTAATCGCCATTGTGCAATGGTTGCTGGAGAAGCAGGTGTTGACTATCTGTTATTTGGCAAATTAGGTGCGGATAAAAAACCGCATGCCCATCCTCGCAATCTCCAGTTAGCACGGTGGTGGGCAGAGATTATGGAAACCCCTGCCATTGTTCAAGCTGGAAGCGATTTTGCAACCTTTGATGAAGTGATAAAAACCGCATGTGAATTTATAGCCATCGAAGAAGTCATTTTTGCCCATGACAACCCTTTAATGCTGCTTAAAATGATGCAAGAAAAATGTAAAAATTCACCTTTGTAA
- a CDS encoding helix-turn-helix domain-containing protein, translating to MQARNLHQAKNLHNDIFVGKKIRFRRKMLKMSQKTLADHLKVSSQQIQKYETGLNRVSAGRLKEIADILSVPIAFFYADLFTKQDTPTQHDEIASNREEYFLLKSFRELKPKKQKAILWLISDQNESF from the coding sequence ATGCAAGCGAGAAATCTTCATCAAGCAAAAAATCTTCATAATGACATTTTCGTGGGCAAAAAAATTCGTTTTCGGCGAAAAATGCTGAAAATGTCTCAAAAAACATTGGCTGATCATTTGAAGGTAAGTTCCCAACAAATTCAAAAATATGAAACAGGATTAAATCGTGTGAGTGCAGGGCGTTTAAAGGAAATTGCTGATATCTTAAGTGTTCCTATTGCCTTTTTTTACGCTGATCTCTTTACAAAACAAGACACCCCCACCCAGCATGATGAAATCGCCTCAAACAGAGAGGAATACTTCCTTTTGAAAAGTTTTAGAGAACTCAAACCGAAAAAACAGAAGGCAATTTTATGGTTGATCTCTGATCAAAATGAAAGTTTTTAA
- the rpmE gene encoding 50S ribosomal protein L31, translating to MKANIHPDYHKITVVMTDGSQYTTRSTWGKEGDVLNLDIDPRTHPAWTGGSQTLVDHGGRISKFKNRFGNLGM from the coding sequence ATGAAAGCCAATATTCATCCCGACTATCACAAGATTACCGTTGTTATGACGGATGGCTCCCAATATACGACACGTTCTACCTGGGGAAAAGAAGGGGATGTTCTTAATTTGGACATTGATCCAAGAACGCATCCAGCTTGGACAGGTGGATCTCAAACATTGGTTGACCATGGTGGTCGTATTTCTAAATTTAAAAATCGTTTTGGTAATTTGGGCATGTAA
- a CDS encoding inositol monophosphatase family protein translates to MPQSAVMNVMVQAAMKAGRSLVRDYGEVQNLQVSLKGPADYVSQADRKAEKIIFNELSKARPKFGFLMEESEEIIGEDSQHRFIVDPLDGTTNFLHGIPFFAVSIALESQGKIVAGVIYNPINDELFTAERGSGAFFNDRRCRVSARRRLEDCVIATGMPHLGRPGHGTYLIELRNVMAEVSGIRRFGTAALDLAYVAAGRTDGFWEDNLQIWDMAAGILMVREAGGFVTDKEGGNDIFRKKNIIAGNEHIRIKLERALKKGI, encoded by the coding sequence ATGCCGCAATCTGCAGTCATGAATGTCATGGTGCAAGCCGCCATGAAAGCAGGGCGTTCTTTAGTGCGCGATTATGGTGAAGTGCAAAATTTGCAGGTATCCTTGAAAGGGCCGGCAGATTATGTAAGCCAAGCGGATCGTAAAGCAGAAAAAATTATTTTCAATGAATTAAGCAAAGCACGACCAAAATTTGGTTTTCTGATGGAAGAATCTGAAGAAATTATTGGTGAAGATTCCCAACATCGTTTTATTGTTGATCCTTTAGATGGCACGACAAATTTTCTTCATGGCATTCCTTTTTTTGCTGTTTCCATCGCCTTAGAAAGTCAAGGAAAAATCGTTGCTGGTGTCATTTATAATCCTATCAATGATGAACTTTTTACCGCTGAACGCGGGAGTGGTGCTTTTTTTAATGACCGGCGTTGTCGTGTTTCTGCACGGCGAAGATTAGAAGATTGTGTGATTGCCACAGGCATGCCCCATTTGGGACGTCCAGGTCATGGAACCTATCTTATTGAATTGCGCAATGTGATGGCGGAAGTTTCCGGCATTCGCCGATTTGGAACTGCTGCCCTTGATTTGGCTTATGTCGCAGCTGGAAGAACTGATGGCTTTTGGGAAGATAACCTGCAAATTTGGGATATGGCTGCTGGAATATTGATGGTTCGTGAAGCAGGTGGTTTTGTCACGGATAAGGAAGGCGGCAATGATATCTTTCGCAAAAAAAATATCATTGCTGGCAATGAACACATTCGCATCAAGTTAGAAAGAGCCCTCAAAAAAGGCATTTAA
- the efp gene encoding elongation factor P → MKINGNEIRPGNVIEHQGSLWVAVKCNAVKPGKGGAFNQVEMKNLIDGTKLNERFRAAETVERVRLEQKDFTFLYQQGDALIFMDSQSYEQLELQKDFVGERAAFLQDGMTVTVELYQEKPIGISLPDQVSVTIVEADPALKGQTVTASYKPAILENGIRILVPPFINAGERIIVDTNELIYVRRANEKDK, encoded by the coding sequence ATGAAAATTAATGGCAATGAAATTCGACCTGGTAATGTGATTGAGCATCAAGGAAGCTTATGGGTCGCTGTGAAATGCAATGCTGTAAAACCAGGAAAAGGTGGCGCATTTAATCAAGTTGAAATGAAAAATCTGATAGATGGTACAAAACTCAATGAACGTTTTCGTGCAGCCGAAACGGTTGAAAGAGTACGTCTTGAACAAAAGGATTTTACTTTTCTTTATCAACAAGGTGATGCTTTAATTTTTATGGATTCGCAATCCTATGAACAACTTGAATTACAAAAAGATTTTGTTGGTGAACGTGCTGCTTTTCTCCAAGATGGGATGACTGTAACTGTTGAACTTTATCAAGAAAAACCGATTGGTATATCGCTTCCCGATCAGGTGAGTGTAACGATTGTTGAAGCTGACCCTGCCCTCAAAGGGCAAACGGTCACAGCCTCTTATAAGCCTGCCATTCTTGAAAATGGTATTCGTATTCTTGTACCACCTTTTATTAACGCCGGCGAACGTATCATTGTTGACACCAATGAATTGATTTATGTGCGTCGTGCAAATGAAAAAGATAAATAA
- a CDS encoding tetratricopeptide repeat protein: protein MLKRSIRLLTMGIIWFAISVANSTGRAEKSSDLERYLNTIQDPENIDKPFQPLQAGEYDQAYDYYIQGYYLKAFREALRRAEQNDPFAQTLVARIYMEGCAVPIDGARAALWFGRAAKQGEPQAQLRYGLMLFDGNFIAQNQEIGEEFIRKAVDAGVKEAYYYYGQLLLYKASREKQALAGVFSQSQENEAIDQALKWFLKGAALGDAAAAFAAAKILSLGTLTRPKDDRNARKLMEVAAQNKHLEAQILLAQWLVQGRGGETDFQRAFHLLLSNATKMIAPAQVALARLYRDGIGTKGDIVRAAAWYMLAKHAKIQAPDLEMMLEGMDHAQLEEARKEIIKLLPIF, encoded by the coding sequence ATGCTCAAAAGAAGCATCAGACTGCTTACCATGGGAATCATTTGGTTTGCAATTTCTGTTGCAAACTCTACTGGAAGGGCTGAAAAATCGTCAGATCTTGAACGCTATCTCAATACCATTCAAGATCCCGAGAACATTGACAAACCTTTCCAGCCCTTACAAGCTGGAGAATATGATCAAGCCTATGATTATTATATCCAAGGTTATTATCTGAAAGCTTTTCGTGAAGCACTCAGGCGTGCTGAACAAAATGATCCCTTTGCACAAACCCTGGTTGCTCGGATTTACATGGAAGGATGTGCTGTTCCCATAGATGGCGCACGCGCTGCTTTATGGTTTGGACGTGCAGCAAAACAAGGTGAACCCCAAGCGCAGTTGCGCTATGGACTTATGTTATTTGATGGTAATTTTATTGCACAAAACCAAGAAATTGGTGAAGAATTTATTCGAAAAGCTGTAGATGCTGGAGTAAAAGAGGCCTATTATTATTATGGACAATTGCTTCTTTATAAAGCCTCACGCGAGAAGCAAGCTCTTGCAGGTGTTTTTTCCCAAAGCCAAGAAAACGAAGCAATAGATCAGGCACTAAAATGGTTCTTAAAAGGTGCAGCCCTTGGTGATGCTGCAGCTGCCTTCGCTGCAGCAAAAATTCTTTCTTTAGGGACTTTAACACGGCCAAAGGATGATCGTAATGCCCGCAAACTTATGGAAGTTGCTGCGCAAAATAAACATCTTGAAGCCCAAATTCTTTTGGCACAATGGCTTGTACAAGGTCGTGGGGGAGAAACTGATTTTCAACGTGCTTTTCATCTGCTTCTAAGCAACGCCACCAAAATGATCGCTCCGGCACAGGTTGCTCTTGCAAGGCTTTATCGCGATGGAATAGGAACAAAAGGCGATATAGTAAGAGCAGCAGCGTGGTATATGCTTGCAAAGCATGCAAAAATACAAGCCCCTGATCTTGAAATGATGCTTGAAGGTATGGACCATGCACAGCTAGAGGAAGCACGCAAAGAAATCATAAAGCTTCTACCTATTTTTTAA
- a CDS encoding TIR domain-containing protein, with translation MEYKYRGTFEDFQKTICEAGYCILEAKLLPHQSPGTYQIKTFCGGVIIWFEKTGTLSFQGKDPAAKKLKEDLTPYIEQKSKTPSPKTSSNTSNKKIFIVHGHDHVSLKDLELSLRRLGFEPYILQNTGGNGLPIIETLKKEICNDSIGFGIVLLTPDDMGYAKSDGEEAAQPRARQNVIFEMGMLAAVFPLERIAILQKKGVEIPSDIHGVYYLSFNEYVKEIMPKLSKRLGEAGFTIDPEKLAYASS, from the coding sequence ATGGAATACAAATACAGAGGAACGTTTGAAGATTTTCAAAAGACAATTTGCGAGGCTGGGTATTGCATTCTAGAAGCTAAACTTCTACCACATCAATCCCCTGGAACATATCAGATCAAAACCTTCTGTGGAGGAGTCATTATTTGGTTTGAAAAAACAGGAACACTCAGCTTTCAAGGTAAAGACCCCGCGGCGAAAAAGCTAAAAGAAGATTTAACTCCATATATAGAACAAAAATCAAAGACTCCTTCCCCAAAAACTTCTTCCAATACCTCAAATAAAAAAATCTTTATCGTTCACGGTCATGATCATGTCTCCTTAAAAGACCTTGAACTTTCTCTTCGCAGACTTGGGTTCGAACCATACATTTTACAAAATACTGGCGGTAACGGTTTACCCATCATTGAAACTTTAAAAAAAGAAATTTGTAACGATTCTATAGGATTTGGTATTGTACTGCTGACTCCTGATGACATGGGCTATGCTAAATCTGACGGTGAAGAAGCGGCACAACCCCGTGCTCGACAAAATGTTATTTTCGAAATGGGCATGTTAGCCGCCGTTTTTCCTCTTGAGAGGATTGCTATTTTACAAAAAAAAGGCGTTGAAATCCCTTCAGATATTCATGGAGTTTACTACCTTTCTTTTAATGAATACGTAAAAGAAATAATGCCAAAACTTTCCAAACGATTAGGCGAAGCTGGTTTTACTATAGATCCAGAGAAACTTGCTTATGCATCAAGTTAA
- a CDS encoding ABC transporter transmembrane domain-containing protein: protein MNFFNHSEKAKKFFHTKPSFSSLTTFSPYLVRYRWLFVFAFIALSVAALVTLTLPVAIRQMLDHGFSTSSHGHINFYFALLFVLALLLALASACRYYCVITLGERIVADLRRDVFVHIMKLSPAFFDRSHSGELVSRLLTDTTQIKLAVGSTASTALRHLIVVIGAIVMMVITNAKLSSLVLLAIPFVAIPLVVFGRKVRTRTRAAQDRIADANALATEQVSAIRTVQAFTAEKLVSKRFSQLVERAFQTARSSVILRSFFTGFAIFLVFGSVVAVLWIGSRDVLNGTMTGGALGQFVLYAVFGASTFAQLSELGAELIQAAGAAERLAELLQEQPTILAPKAPAPLAKPVQGALVFDQVDFTYSSRPQEKILRSLSFSVKPGETVAFVGASGAGKSTLFSLILRFYDPISGQIRFDGVEIKRLSLQDLRSSISYVPQDVAIFDGTLRDNIVFGTENMTEEQIIAAAKAANALEFIEALPNGLDTEVGERGIMLSGGQKQRIGIARAILRNAPLLLLDEATSALDANSEKLVQEALEELMQNRTTLVIAHRLATILKADRILVMEKGALVEEGTHAELVAQNGVYAYLAKLQFSPE, encoded by the coding sequence ATGAATTTTTTCAATCATTCAGAAAAAGCTAAAAAATTTTTCCATACAAAGCCTTCATTCTCTTCGCTTACAACTTTTAGTCCTTATCTTGTGCGCTATCGCTGGTTGTTTGTCTTTGCCTTTATTGCTTTATCTGTTGCTGCTCTCGTGACTCTTACTTTGCCTGTTGCTATCCGTCAAATGCTTGATCATGGCTTTTCTACTTCAAGTCATGGCCATATTAATTTTTACTTCGCTCTTTTGTTTGTTTTAGCTTTGCTGCTTGCACTTGCTTCAGCCTGCCGTTATTACTGTGTCATCACTTTAGGAGAACGGATTGTTGCCGATTTACGGCGTGATGTTTTTGTGCATATTATGAAACTTTCTCCTGCTTTTTTTGATCGTTCCCATTCTGGTGAACTTGTTTCACGGCTTTTAACAGATACCACTCAAATAAAATTGGCTGTTGGTTCAACCGCTTCTACGGCTTTGCGTCATCTGATTGTGGTGATTGGAGCGATTGTTATGATGGTTATCACCAATGCCAAATTGTCTTCGCTTGTTTTGCTTGCTATCCCTTTTGTTGCTATTCCGTTAGTTGTCTTTGGGCGCAAGGTTCGTACACGTACACGCGCTGCGCAAGATCGTATTGCAGATGCCAACGCTTTAGCAACTGAACAGGTCAGCGCCATTCGCACTGTGCAGGCCTTTACCGCTGAAAAGCTTGTTTCTAAACGTTTTTCTCAGTTGGTAGAACGTGCTTTTCAGACAGCACGCTCTTCCGTCATTCTGCGTTCCTTTTTTACTGGCTTTGCAATCTTTCTGGTTTTCGGCAGTGTGGTTGCTGTTTTATGGATTGGATCCCGGGATGTTTTGAATGGCACTATGACGGGTGGGGCATTAGGTCAATTCGTGCTCTATGCGGTTTTTGGAGCTTCTACCTTTGCGCAATTATCAGAATTGGGTGCAGAATTAATCCAAGCAGCAGGCGCTGCTGAACGGCTTGCTGAATTGTTGCAAGAACAGCCTACTATTTTAGCTCCAAAAGCTCCTGCACCTTTGGCAAAACCTGTTCAAGGTGCCCTTGTTTTTGATCAGGTTGATTTTACTTATTCTTCCAGACCACAAGAGAAGATTTTGCGCTCTCTTTCCTTTTCTGTCAAACCAGGGGAAACAGTTGCTTTTGTTGGCGCTTCAGGTGCAGGAAAAAGCACACTTTTTTCTTTGATCCTTCGTTTTTATGATCCAATAAGTGGGCAAATTCGCTTTGATGGCGTGGAAATCAAGCGCCTTTCTCTGCAAGATTTACGCAGTTCGATCTCGTATGTTCCACAGGATGTCGCCATTTTTGACGGTACACTGCGCGATAATATTGTTTTTGGAACCGAAAATATGACTGAAGAGCAAATCATTGCCGCTGCTAAAGCAGCAAACGCACTTGAGTTTATTGAAGCTTTACCAAATGGTTTGGATACAGAAGTGGGAGAACGCGGTATTATGCTTTCTGGTGGACAAAAACAACGCATTGGTATTGCTCGGGCAATTTTAAGAAATGCTCCCCTGTTGCTGCTGGACGAAGCAACATCAGCTTTAGATGCAAACAGTGAAAAATTGGTGCAAGAAGCCTTAGAAGAACTGATGCAAAATCGGACAACATTGGTGATCGCTCATCGTTTGGCAACAATTTTAAAAGCTGATCGTATTCTCGTGATGGAGAAAGGTGCTCTTGTTGAAGAAGGAACACATGCAGAACTCGTCGCACAAAACGGGGTTTATGCGTATTTAGCCAAATTGCAATTTTCGCCTGAGTAA